A genomic segment from Psychrobacter arcticus 273-4 encodes:
- a CDS encoding hypoxanthine-guanine phosphoribosyltransferase produces the protein MTQISNQEIEKTLRNSECLISSIEVAAAYERLAAQLNLHYAGLNPIVMVVMNGGLIPAGQLLTHLTFYHRMHYIHASRYRDNEGTNELDWKFKPDVSIAGEYVLLIDDIFDEGITLKSIVEELSKENPLSIESCVLLNKEHDRKVVDFDVDFVGINVADRYVYGCGMDFHGYLRHLPGIYAIKEDKI, from the coding sequence ATGACCCAAATCAGCAATCAAGAAATTGAAAAAACATTACGCAACTCAGAATGCCTAATCAGCAGCATTGAAGTTGCCGCCGCTTATGAGCGTTTAGCCGCACAGCTTAATCTGCACTATGCTGGTCTAAATCCGATTGTTATGGTCGTTATGAATGGCGGGCTTATCCCAGCCGGTCAATTACTGACTCACCTTACTTTTTATCATCGTATGCATTATATCCATGCATCACGCTATCGTGATAATGAAGGAACCAATGAGCTTGATTGGAAATTTAAGCCTGATGTGAGTATTGCTGGTGAGTACGTGTTGCTAATCGATGATATTTTTGATGAAGGCATCACATTAAAATCTATTGTCGAAGAGTTGAGTAAGGAAAATCCTTTGTCTATCGAATCTTGTGTACTGCTCAATAAGGAACATGATCGCAAAGTAGTAGATTTTGATGTAGATTTTGTTGGTATTAACGTTGCTGATCGCTATGTTTATGGCTGTGGTATGGATTTCCATGGTTATCTGCGTCATTTGCCTGGTATCTATGCTATTAAAGAAGATAAAATTTGA
- the recD gene encoding exodeoxyribonuclease V subunit alpha, translating to MSNNNNKSRAAVSLQESWASNISDYILLRRQQTYLAYNVTDAKANFDSKPIDQREQNSLFTALFVMLANHLEEGHTVLTVEVAEHELSLQGQINGELVTLYAWQQQLLEMLATPILALIDTQVDTHQEDDSTADPSLFGLLDTIFGQQAQLWAQLVLTNHEKEILIKRFDTVAALYQLVKNTNLNSFIQSIHEHALFVEVNSDVNNNENKNSLSKNNKPIIYQITNNKNTIKPKVSLTFWLHRAWQAEFNLAQRINNILDQKIKPLEISIPKNLNEQQVMAINVANNNAFSMITGGPGTGKTYTVAQLVIALQQAAESGADKHEDIRFSTDSASLAIAAPTGKAAQRMQESLQAALDAANVELQLQEAKTIHRLLGIGRTGRPRYDANNPLGEDIIIVDEASMLGVELANYLVSAVKPGARLILLGDANQLAAVDAGAVLADLCRIPLLQPIHAELTESRRFSAESGIGKLAYQINQADADTQAIWQLLKQDVALSFQYVNALQAEITIGNKIQNSLSNNKIISNLTLNYQKYINKIKLLIENPIEKSVPKAVKNTTASLMQTFNQFRILSAGHNGEWGDRYINKHLTQWHLAELKLPLGQNTWFHGRPVMVLQNNYELGLFNGDIGFCLQTGDERSRLEVFFENKAQGIAVNLLNEEVIATAYAMTIHKSQGSEFDHVAITFDNSHARLLSKELIYTAVTRAKKQVSIYSTRHAFEKAIQTPTERHTGLALQF from the coding sequence ATGAGTAACAATAACAATAAGAGCAGAGCGGCCGTTAGCTTACAAGAGAGTTGGGCTAGTAACATCAGTGATTATATTTTGCTTCGCCGTCAGCAAACGTATTTGGCGTATAACGTGACTGACGCAAAGGCTAACTTTGATAGCAAACCAATCGATCAGAGGGAACAAAATAGCTTATTTACGGCCTTATTCGTTATGTTGGCCAATCATTTGGAAGAGGGGCACACAGTCTTAACTGTTGAGGTAGCTGAGCATGAACTTTCACTCCAAGGTCAAATCAATGGCGAGCTAGTGACACTATATGCTTGGCAGCAGCAATTATTAGAGATGCTAGCAACGCCAATTCTAGCACTCATTGACACTCAGGTAGATACGCACCAAGAGGATGACTCTACAGCTGATCCATCATTATTTGGCTTGCTAGACACCATATTTGGCCAGCAAGCTCAGCTATGGGCGCAGCTGGTACTCACCAATCATGAAAAAGAGATACTCATTAAACGTTTTGATACGGTTGCTGCGCTTTATCAGCTAGTGAAAAACACGAATTTAAACTCCTTCATTCAGTCCATTCATGAGCATGCTTTATTCGTTGAGGTTAATTCTGATGTTAATAATAACGAAAATAAAAATAGCCTAAGCAAAAATAATAAACCTATTATATATCAAATAACTAACAACAAAAACACCATTAAGCCAAAAGTGTCACTGACTTTTTGGCTGCATCGCGCATGGCAAGCAGAGTTCAACTTAGCACAGCGTATCAATAATATTTTAGACCAGAAAATAAAACCTCTAGAAATATCGATACCCAAAAATCTAAATGAGCAGCAGGTAATGGCCATTAATGTGGCTAATAACAATGCATTCAGTATGATTACCGGTGGCCCAGGCACAGGTAAGACCTATACTGTTGCTCAGTTAGTGATTGCACTGCAACAAGCTGCAGAGAGCGGGGCTGATAAGCATGAAGATATTAGATTCAGTACGGACAGTGCCAGCCTAGCAATAGCAGCACCGACTGGTAAGGCTGCACAGCGAATGCAGGAGTCTTTACAAGCGGCTCTAGACGCAGCGAATGTGGAGCTACAACTACAAGAAGCCAAAACCATTCATCGTTTGCTAGGTATTGGCCGAACGGGTAGACCTCGTTACGATGCAAATAATCCACTCGGCGAAGATATTATCATCGTTGATGAGGCATCTATGCTAGGGGTTGAACTGGCTAATTACCTTGTGAGTGCAGTGAAACCAGGCGCAAGGCTTATATTGTTAGGGGATGCTAACCAGTTAGCGGCGGTAGATGCAGGGGCAGTATTAGCTGACTTGTGCCGCATTCCATTGCTACAACCCATACATGCAGAGCTAACAGAGAGTCGCCGATTTAGCGCAGAATCAGGTATTGGTAAGCTGGCCTATCAAATCAATCAGGCAGATGCAGATACTCAGGCTATTTGGCAGTTATTAAAACAGGACGTCGCGCTGAGTTTTCAGTATGTAAATGCATTGCAAGCAGAGATAACTATAGGTAATAAGATACAAAATAGCCTAAGTAATAATAAGATTATTTCAAACCTCACTCTAAACTACCAAAAATATATAAATAAAATTAAGTTGCTAATAGAAAATCCAATAGAAAAATCCGTGCCAAAAGCGGTAAAAAATACAACTGCTTCATTAATGCAAACGTTTAACCAGTTTAGAATTTTAAGTGCTGGCCATAATGGCGAGTGGGGGGATCGCTATATTAACAAACATCTGACTCAGTGGCATCTTGCTGAGCTAAAACTACCCTTAGGTCAAAACACATGGTTCCATGGTCGTCCCGTTATGGTTCTACAAAACAACTATGAGCTGGGATTGTTTAATGGTGATATCGGTTTTTGCCTACAAACAGGAGATGAAAGAAGTCGCTTAGAAGTGTTTTTTGAGAATAAAGCGCAGGGGATTGCCGTCAACCTATTAAATGAAGAGGTCATTGCCACCGCTTATGCGATGACCATTCACAAGTCTCAAGGGTCTGAGTTTGATCATGTGGCCATTACCTTTGATAATAGTCATGCCAGGTTGCTGAGTAAAGAGCTTATTTATACAGCGGTGACACGTGCTAAAAAACAGGTAAGCATATATAGCACAAGACACGCTTTCGAAAAGGCCATTCAGACACCGACTGAGCGCCATACGGGTTTGGCGCTACAGTTTTAG